A window of Sulfuricaulis sp. contains these coding sequences:
- a CDS encoding type II toxin-antitoxin system YafQ family toxin, with protein MWRIEEHRRVDKQAAAVPKDILKRYEKWKDIAAISGPPGLRLIRGFRDEALSGEWRGYRSSRLGIQWRVIYRVVAEKLLFQVASITAHDYRRS; from the coding sequence ATGTGGCGCATCGAAGAGCACCGACGGGTGGATAAACAGGCTGCGGCGGTCCCGAAGGATATCCTCAAGCGCTACGAAAAGTGGAAGGACATTGCGGCGATATCCGGCCCACCCGGGCTCCGTCTGATCAGGGGATTTCGTGACGAGGCTCTTTCAGGCGAGTGGCGAGGTTACCGGTCTTCCCGACTCGGAATTCAGTGGCGCGTCATCTACCGCGTGGTTGCCGAGAAGCTGCTCTTCCAGGTCGCATCGATAACCGCGCATGACTATAGGAGGTCATAA
- a CDS encoding helix-turn-helix transcriptional regulator, producing the protein MKEYRPAKKRVTVSVGESVRILRELQELSQSQLARLTGIPQATISAIENDRVRLGVERAKVLARALKCHPGVLVFPGWKLPDKAAA; encoded by the coding sequence ATGAAAGAGTATCGTCCTGCCAAAAAGCGTGTCACGGTTTCGGTCGGTGAGTCCGTGCGCATTCTTCGTGAACTCCAGGAGTTGAGCCAGAGCCAATTGGCTCGCCTGACCGGCATTCCCCAGGCCACCATTTCAGCCATCGAGAACGATCGTGTCCGTCTGGGTGTCGAGCGGGCCAAGGTTCTCGCCCGGGCACTCAAGTGTCATCCCGGGGTGCTGGTATTTCCCGGCTGGAAGCTGCCCGACAAAGCGGCGGCATAA
- a CDS encoding SDR family NAD(P)-dependent oxidoreductase has product MESKSVLITGCSSGIGNCLAHGLRERGYRVFASARKEPDVAALSAAGFESLWLDLDSSESIQAAVQNMLGRTQGRLYALINNGAYGQPGAVEDLSRDTLRAQFETNLFGTQELTNLVIPAMRAQGEGRIIQMSSILGIVCFAYRGAYNATKFALEALSDTMRLELRNTNIYISIIEPGPIESRFRANAYAAFQRNIDREHSMYREYYARVEKRLEGPKPLPFTLPPEAVLKKVIRALEARRPKTRYGVTFPTHLFHVLRRVLPVRVLDQILSATSNGGRH; this is encoded by the coding sequence ATGGAATCGAAAAGCGTATTGATCACCGGCTGTTCTTCCGGCATCGGCAACTGCCTCGCGCATGGCCTGCGGGAACGCGGTTACCGGGTGTTCGCCAGCGCGCGCAAGGAGCCGGATGTCGCCGCTCTCTCGGCCGCGGGGTTTGAAAGCTTATGGCTCGACCTGGATTCCTCTGAATCTATTCAAGCCGCCGTGCAGAACATGCTCGGTCGCACACAAGGGCGGCTCTATGCGCTGATTAACAACGGCGCCTACGGACAGCCCGGCGCGGTTGAGGATTTATCCCGCGACACATTGCGGGCCCAATTCGAGACCAACCTGTTCGGCACCCAGGAACTGACCAACCTCGTCATCCCCGCCATGCGCGCACAGGGCGAAGGACGCATCATCCAGATGAGCTCGATCCTCGGTATTGTCTGCTTCGCCTATCGTGGCGCCTACAACGCCACCAAGTTCGCGCTCGAGGCATTGTCCGACACGATGCGCCTGGAACTGCGCAATACCAATATATATATCTCGATCATCGAACCCGGCCCGATCGAAAGCCGTTTCCGCGCCAACGCCTACGCGGCCTTCCAGCGCAACATAGACCGTGAACATAGTATGTATCGTGAATACTACGCGCGCGTGGAAAAACGCCTCGAAGGCCCCAAGCCCTTGCCCTTCACACTCCCGCCCGAAGCCGTACTGAAGAAGGTGATTCGCGCGTTGGAGGCGCGCCGGCCGAAGACGCGCTATGGGGTGACCTTTCCCACGCATCTCTTTCACGTGTTGCGACGGGTGTTGCCGGTGCGCGTGCTCGACCAAATCCTGTCCGCCACCAGCAATGGCGGGCGTCACTAA
- a CDS encoding Gfo/Idh/MocA family oxidoreductase → MPTPAVETSGKLRVGVAGVGYLGRFHARIYAAMPDVELVGVADSDERVAKEVAEQHGCRAYTDARELIGSVDAISIVVPTIYHGDVARPFLEKGVHMLMEKPIAPTYEESRALVELAERAGVIFQVGHLERFNAGIMALAERAQNPRFIEVHRLGPFVERATDVDVVTDLMIHDIDIVLSLVKSDIRNIAATGTNVLTDHVDIANARIEFENGAVANVTASRVSNKKLRRIRIFGTEHYYGLDYIDQKLEMVRSEPDPDGGKWPHIVTERLDITPRPPLDAELEYFVKSVRTGTPPLVTGRVGLEALRVALLVKEKIAACTP, encoded by the coding sequence ATGCCCACGCCTGCTGTTGAAACTTCCGGAAAACTGCGCGTCGGCGTCGCCGGTGTCGGTTATCTCGGCCGCTTTCATGCGCGCATCTACGCCGCCATGCCGGATGTCGAACTCGTCGGCGTGGCCGATTCCGATGAACGCGTGGCGAAAGAAGTGGCTGAGCAGCATGGCTGCCGCGCCTACACCGACGCGCGCGAACTGATCGGGAGCGTGGACGCCATCAGCATCGTGGTGCCGACCATTTACCATGGCGATGTGGCGCGACCGTTCCTTGAAAAAGGCGTGCACATGCTGATGGAAAAACCCATCGCGCCAACCTACGAGGAATCACGCGCGCTGGTGGAGCTGGCCGAACGCGCGGGGGTGATTTTTCAGGTGGGGCATCTCGAGCGCTTCAACGCCGGCATCATGGCGCTGGCCGAGCGCGCACAGAATCCGCGCTTCATTGAGGTGCATCGCCTTGGCCCCTTTGTCGAACGTGCCACCGACGTGGACGTGGTGACCGATCTCATGATCCACGACATCGACATCGTGCTGTCGCTGGTGAAATCGGATATCCGGAATATCGCCGCCACCGGCACCAACGTGCTCACCGATCACGTGGACATTGCCAACGCCCGCATTGAATTTGAGAACGGCGCCGTGGCAAACGTGACTGCCAGCCGCGTCTCGAACAAGAAACTGCGTCGTATCCGCATCTTTGGAACTGAGCACTATTATGGTCTTGACTACATCGACCAGAAGCTCGAAATGGTCCGCTCCGAACCGGACCCGGACGGCGGAAAATGGCCGCACATCGTGACCGAGCGGCTCGACATCACGCCGCGCCCGCCGCTGGACGCCGAACTCGAATATTTCGTGAAATCCGTGCGCACCGGCACGCCGCCCCTGGTCACCGGCAGGGTGGGGCTCGAGGCACTGCGCGTGGCCCTGCTCGTCAAGGAGAAAATCGCCGCATGCACGCCGTAA